From one Desulfonatronum sp. SC1 genomic stretch:
- the ygeW gene encoding knotted carbamoyltransferase YgeW has product MDKTGIREAIRRLAGRRIEGMHHNDFLLTWEKTAEELAAVFDVAEILRAMRDLDVSPRLYDSGLAISIFRDNSTRTRFSFAAAANLLGLTVQDMDEEKSQIAHGETVRETANMVSFMAEVIGIRDDIFLGQGNAYMREVAASLDDGFRQGVLPTRPSVVNLQCDLDHPTQTMADALHLINHFGGQDKLRGKKIAMTWAYSPSYGKPLSVAQGVVGLMTRLGMDVVLGHPEGYTVLPEVEDLARKQAAESGGSFQVVNSMAEAFTGADIVYPKSWAPFAVMEERTRLLNQRDTEGLKDLEKRCLENNKRFVDWECTEEMMKLTRDQSALYMHCLPADISGVSCAQGEVQASVFERYRIDTYKEAGYKPYVVAAMILLSRLKHPADVLMNILEGERKRCVR; this is encoded by the coding sequence ATGGACAAAACAGGCATTCGCGAGGCGATCCGGCGGCTGGCTGGCCGTCGGATCGAGGGCATGCATCACAACGACTTTCTGTTGACCTGGGAAAAGACCGCCGAGGAACTGGCCGCGGTGTTCGACGTGGCCGAAATCCTGCGGGCCATGCGGGACTTGGACGTCTCCCCCAGGCTTTACGACTCCGGCCTGGCCATCTCCATCTTCCGGGACAATTCCACCCGGACCAGATTCAGCTTCGCCGCCGCGGCCAACCTTTTGGGCCTGACAGTACAGGACATGGACGAGGAAAAATCCCAGATCGCCCATGGCGAGACGGTGCGCGAGACCGCGAACATGGTCTCCTTCATGGCCGAGGTCATCGGCATCCGGGACGACATCTTCCTGGGTCAGGGCAACGCCTACATGCGGGAAGTGGCCGCTTCCCTGGACGACGGCTTTCGCCAGGGCGTGCTGCCCACCCGACCCAGCGTGGTCAATTTGCAATGCGACCTGGACCACCCCACCCAGACCATGGCCGACGCCCTGCACCTGATCAACCACTTCGGCGGCCAGGACAAGCTCAGGGGCAAGAAGATCGCCATGACCTGGGCCTACTCGCCCTCCTACGGCAAGCCGCTGTCCGTGGCCCAGGGCGTGGTCGGTCTGATGACCCGGCTGGGCATGGACGTGGTCCTGGGCCATCCCGAGGGCTATACCGTGCTGCCCGAGGTGGAAGACCTGGCCCGCAAGCAGGCCGCCGAGTCCGGCGGCTCCTTCCAGGTGGTCAACTCCATGGCCGAGGCCTTCACGGGCGCGGACATCGTCTACCCCAAGAGCTGGGCCCCCTTCGCCGTGATGGAGGAGCGCACCAGGCTGCTCAACCAGCGCGACACCGAGGGCCTGAAAGATCTGGAAAAACGCTGCCTGGAAAACAACAAGCGCTTCGTGGACTGGGAATGCACCGAAGAGATGATGAAGCTGACCAGGGACCAAAGCGCCCTGTACATGCACTGCCTGCCCGCGGACATCTCCGGGGTCAGTTGCGCCCAGGGCGAGGTCCAGGCATCGGTCTTCGAGCGGTACCGTATCGACACCTACAAGGAGGCCGGTTACAAGCCCTACGTGGTGGCCGCCATGATCCTGCTCTCCCGCCTGAAACACCCCGCGGACGTTCTGATGAATATTCTTGAGGGGGAACGCAAGCGCTGCGTCCGCTAA
- a CDS encoding YgeY family selenium metabolism-linked hydrolase, with translation MSVDPKSILKLAEQYKPEISRFLREMIAIPSESCQEEAVCALIKKEMEKVGFDRVEIDPMGNVLGFIGNGPRLIALDAHVDTVGVGDRSQWNHDPFLGHEDEETITGRGASDQEGGMASMVYAGKIIKDLDLLPKDVTLMMAGTVQEEDCDGLCWLYIINEGKLRPEFVVSTEPTSCNVYRGQRGRMEIQVGTKGVSCHGSAPERGDNAIFKMGPILNELQALHTNLRNDPFLGKGSLTVSEIGHCSPSRCAVADGCWISVDRRLTWGETWEEALQQIRNLPAVRTAGAEVTMYNYDKPSYTGLVYPTECYFPAWVLEESHPVCETLVDTYSRLFGKQPLVDKWTFSTNGVSIMGRLGIPCVGFGPGHEDQAHAPNEKTWKSELVQAAAMYALIPAVYVERTRG, from the coding sequence ATGTCAGTTGATCCAAAAAGCATTTTAAAACTAGCGGAACAGTACAAGCCGGAGATCAGTCGGTTTTTGCGGGAGATGATCGCCATTCCCAGCGAGTCGTGCCAGGAAGAGGCCGTGTGCGCCCTGATCAAGAAGGAAATGGAAAAGGTCGGGTTCGACCGGGTGGAGATCGACCCCATGGGCAACGTTCTGGGGTTCATCGGCAACGGCCCCCGGCTGATCGCCCTGGACGCCCACGTGGACACCGTGGGCGTGGGGGACCGTTCGCAGTGGAACCATGATCCCTTTCTCGGCCATGAGGACGAGGAGACCATCACCGGCCGCGGGGCCAGCGACCAGGAGGGCGGCATGGCCTCCATGGTTTATGCCGGGAAGATCATCAAGGATTTGGACCTGCTGCCCAAGGACGTGACTCTGATGATGGCCGGAACGGTCCAGGAAGAGGACTGCGACGGTCTGTGCTGGCTGTACATCATCAACGAGGGCAAGCTGCGCCCGGAATTCGTGGTCTCCACCGAGCCCACCTCCTGCAACGTCTATCGCGGCCAACGCGGCCGGATGGAGATCCAGGTGGGAACCAAGGGCGTGAGCTGCCACGGCTCGGCCCCGGAGCGCGGGGACAACGCCATTTTCAAGATGGGACCGATCCTCAATGAACTCCAGGCCCTGCATACGAACCTGCGCAACGACCCCTTTCTGGGCAAAGGCAGCCTGACGGTCTCCGAGATCGGCCACTGCTCGCCCTCGCGCTGCGCCGTGGCCGACGGCTGCTGGATTTCCGTGGACCGTCGCCTGACCTGGGGCGAGACCTGGGAAGAGGCTTTGCAACAGATCCGCAATCTGCCCGCGGTGCGCACGGCCGGAGCGGAAGTGACCATGTACAACTACGACAAGCCGTCCTACACCGGCTTGGTCTATCCCACGGAATGCTATTTCCCGGCCTGGGTGCTGGAAGAGAGCCACCCGGTCTGCGAAACCCTGGTGGACACCTATTCACGGTTGTTCGGGAAGCAGCCGTTGGTGGACAAATGGACTTTCTCCACCAACGGCGTCTCCATCATGGGCCGCCTGGGCATTCCCTGCGTCGGCTTCGGCCCGGGCCACGAAGACCAGGCCCACGCGCCCAATGAGAAAACCTGGAAATCCGAACTGGTCCAGGCCGCGGCCATGTACGCCCTGATCCCGGCGGTGTACGTGGAACGGACGAGAGGCTAG
- a CDS encoding DctP family TRAP transporter solute-binding subunit — MKTRTNLFMAVLAPFLALALILGVAPQAEAQKTIKLHHLNNDDPLDNATGAMATVFKSLVEAGTNGEIKVQTFPNGQLGKDNEVLQQVRAGVIEMGIHSVGGFASIYPMMGIIDVPFAFPDIATTYEVFDGSFGKKYAADMEAKTGLKILGFGDSGGFFHFSNSRRPITSPADMQGLKIRTMTLDTHQALINSLGGQPAPIAWAELYTALQTGVADGQMNPIPIIAFAKFDEVQKYLSLTGHLFAPYVWAVNMNFWNSLSEQEQTIVQNAATSAIVAGRGISRIIEASDRGLPALSKKMEVNALTPVQKAEFQAQAMPAVKQIIADKHGEEGVAMMNAFLEAIEQAGK; from the coding sequence ATGAAAACGAGGACGAATTTGTTCATGGCTGTATTGGCACCGTTTTTGGCCCTGGCGCTGATCCTTGGAGTCGCGCCCCAGGCCGAGGCCCAGAAGACCATCAAGCTGCATCACCTGAACAACGACGATCCGCTGGACAACGCCACCGGAGCCATGGCCACGGTGTTCAAGAGCCTGGTGGAAGCAGGGACCAACGGCGAGATAAAGGTCCAGACCTTTCCCAACGGCCAGTTGGGCAAGGACAACGAAGTGCTCCAGCAGGTCCGCGCCGGGGTCATTGAGATGGGCATCCACTCCGTGGGCGGATTTGCCTCCATTTATCCGATGATGGGCATCATCGACGTGCCCTTCGCCTTTCCGGACATCGCCACCACGTACGAAGTCTTCGACGGCTCCTTTGGTAAGAAATACGCCGCGGACATGGAAGCCAAGACCGGATTGAAGATTCTCGGCTTCGGCGATTCCGGGGGCTTCTTTCACTTCTCCAACTCCCGTCGGCCCATCACCTCTCCGGCGGACATGCAGGGCCTGAAGATCCGGACCATGACCCTGGACACCCACCAGGCACTGATCAATTCCCTGGGCGGACAGCCCGCGCCCATCGCCTGGGCCGAACTGTACACCGCCTTGCAGACCGGCGTGGCCGACGGCCAGATGAACCCCATCCCGATTATCGCCTTTGCCAAGTTCGACGAAGTGCAGAAGTATCTCAGCCTGACCGGCCACCTCTTCGCCCCCTACGTCTGGGCCGTGAACATGAACTTCTGGAACTCTCTCTCCGAGCAGGAGCAGACCATCGTCCAGAACGCCGCCACCTCCGCCATCGTGGCCGGTCGCGGCATCTCCCGGATCATCGAAGCCTCGGACCGCGGCCTGCCCGCCCTGTCCAAGAAGATGGAAGTCAACGCCCTGACCCCCGTTCAAAAAGCCGAATTCCAGGCCCAGGCCATGCCCGCGGTGAAGCAGATCATCGCGGACAAACACGGCGAGGAAGGCGTGGCCATGATGAACGCTTTTCTGGAAGCCATTGAGCAGGCCGGCAAGTAA